The Thermovenabulum gondwanense sequence TATTTTAGTAAGTATTGCTGTTTACTTGTTATTTTTTTCTTTTCTTCCTTCTTTGGGTAAAAGGTTGGGTTTTATTGGTTTTTTTGTTGGGTTTGTTAGTTTTTTACAGGGAATTTTTAACTGTTTCTGAAATTACTCAATTTTTAATTGAGAGATTATTTTAAAAAAACGCTTTTAGACAATGCCCCCCTTTCTTTTCCCATAGTTTAAAAAAAATAGAAGTCCTCCCAGAGAAGAGTAAACTACTCCATCTCCAGAAGGACTTCTCCTTTTCTCCAAGTCCTTCATTTTAAATATATTTTTTTAAAATTAAAATTATGATATGCTTATTTTCTAAAAGACTTCATTCCAGAGTTTTTCTTCACTTGTTGATATTGCCATAGCTCCTGCTTTTAAAGCCTCATCCACCTGCTCCTTTTCGTGAATTAACCCTCCTGCGATTAAAGGATAATGAATGCTCCTGCTTATTTTATTAATCGCTTCGTATACTATACCGGGTAAAATTTCTACGGCATCTGGATTTACCTGATTTATTGCCTTAATCGCAGTATCTATAGCCTGGCTATCTACTATAAATATCCTTTGAATTGCAAATAAACCTTCACTTTTTGCTGAACTAACAAGATTAGTCCTTGTTGTAATTATACCGTCAGGTTTTATCTCTTCGGCAATATAACGTATTCCTACGCTATCTTTACTGATGCCATCTAACAAATCAAAATGTATAAAAACCCTTCTACCTGCTTTTTTTATATGATTTACAACGTATCTAATATCAAAAATCGAACCTGTAAGTAAGAATATGGTTTTTACCCTTTCTTTTAAAGCATCATCTACCTTTTCTATATCTCTTATAGCCGCTATCACGGGATAACTTTTTAAATCTTCAATTAAAAATTTCAATTTAAGTCACCTTAAATCAGATTATTTTCTTTGAATTATCAAATAATGTTTTCTATAATATATATTTCTAACTAATTTTTATTTTTCCTTCTTTGTGAAAAATTTAATTAGCTAATTTTTATTTTTTTATTTAATTTTCTTAATCTTGATTGATCACCCCTTCCCTTATGCCTTGTTAGAATATCGAGGAATAATAATGGATCTAAAGAGAAATAGATGAGCGATTTTTATTTGTCTATCGATTTTTAATTTGTCTTGTGATTACAAATATTATAAATGAAAAAATCATTGTTTTTATTGAATTTTACTTATGTTATTAAATTTATAGAACCTGTTTTGACACTTCTCGAATTATATCATACCTTTCATCACTGCTTTCAATGAATCCTTCTACGGGCGTATCTATACCATTAAAATTATTAAAATTTATAAATGCATTTTTTAAAGCTTCTATTATTTCTTTCTTCATGTTTGGAGAAGCTGCAATTGCATCTTTGGGTATATCGTCTGTTTGTGCAATTATTTCTATTTTTTCCACAGGCAATCCTCTTTTAGCAGCCATATCTACCGCTTCATTATATGTAGCTGCTGCATCAACTTCACCTGACAATACAGATTCTATGCATTTATCATGGCTACCCAAAAATATTACCTTTTTAAATAATGTATCAGGATTTAAACCTGCTTTTTTAATAATGTACCTTGCATAAATATAGCCCGATGCACTTTTCGTATCTATATATCCAAATGTTTTTCCTTTAAGATCTTCGAGTTTTCTAATATCATTACCTTTCTTTGTAATAATATAACCTTTATATGCAAATCTACCATTTACTTTTGGTGTTACTATCGGTATAACCCCAACCTTTTCATGTGCTGAAATATATGCAAACGGGGAAAACCATCCTACATCAATTATACCTTGCCTAATCCCTTCTATTAAATTATCATAATCTTTAGCAATTAAAATTCTAGCTTTATATCCTATATTTTCGCATACTCTCTTTAATATAGGAAAATACATTCTTTTTATTTTTTCTGGAGCGACAAAGGGATTTATCCCAAATATTATTTCATTGTTACTTTTTAATCCAATAACTACTTTTTGTAGTTCATTAACTATATTGTTAACTTCATCTGCATATTTAAGAGTATCGTTATTTTTCACTTTTTGTAATTCTACCTTCTTCATTAAGTCAGTAATGAAATTATATGTATTTTCAATTGCTCCTGCAATTGTATAAGATGCTTTTTCTATTTCAGTAGCAGAGTGCTTTTGTTCTGTTGACATATTATTAAGTTCTGTCAAAACATATTTTATTTCATTTACAGTAATTTCTATTTTGTCGATTAAATTTTTTAATTCTCCTGAAGCTGTTTCCACAGATTTTACTTTTTGTATACATTTATTCATATAATTATTAGAATCCTCAATACTATGCCATATCTCTTTTATTATCTCCTCAATATCTGAAGTAGACTTTTTTGTTTCATCTGCAAGTTTTTTTATTTCCTGAGCGACAACCGCAAAACCTCTTCCTGAATTACCAGCTCTTGCTGCTTCTATTGTTGCATTTAATGCAAGTAGGTTTATTTGTTTTGATATTGAGCTTATATATTCAATAATATTAGAAATTTTTTTTGAGGACTCTTGGAGAATTAGATTTTTATTATATGCAACTTTTATTACTTCGGCTAAATCTAATAAAAGTGAAAACATATTTTGAATAGTTTTCTTGTTTTGGAGTAACATATCCGCTGATTCTGTTGATTTATCCTCAATTCTTTGAATATTCTCTTTTAAGTTTACTGACATACTAGCGAGTTCGTTAATACTTGCAGATATTTCTTCTGTCGAAGCAGCATTTTGTTGACTTAATTCCTCTATATTATAAAACGTTTTAGATATTTCTTCATACGTAGCAATATTATCATTCATTAGCCAAATAAGTTGCTGTATATCAAACCCTAGTGTTTCAGTAGCTTTTACAATTTTTTCATATACTGTTTCATTAAACTCCAAAGACTTGTTATATGAAACGCTCTGCCTGGCAGAGTATCGCTCCCACTTTTTATACAAATCATTTGCTTTAATGTAAATAATAATAAATCCAATTGCTCCAAATAACTGTAAAATAAGCTTAATACTAATATTTATTTTTAACCATGGCACCACACCAATTCCTATAAAAAATATTGTAAGTACTATAAAAATTAATTTTATTTCACTTTTCAAAAATTTCCTCCTCCTTTAGATTTTAATCATAAAGTCCAATGTCTTTTTTATCCTTTTAACTATCCCCTCCCTTTCTTTCTTCAGATTTTAAAAAAAGAAGTCCTTCCAGAGAAGAGAAAATACTCATCTCCAAAAGGACTTCTCCTTTTCTCCAAGTCCTACATATCATTATTTCTTTAACATGAATTATATGACTTTTTAAAAAAATTTTTTCAGAACTCCAGAGTTTTCTTGTATTTGTCAATACTGATTGATTAATTTATCTACTTTTTTAGATATCTCAGACGTCTGCAATCCGAATAACTATTCAAACCTTCAATAAAAATTTCATTTTAATCATATTAATTCAGATATTTTTTTGAATTTATATAATAATGTACTTCTAATATATAACTTCTAATATATATTTCTAATTAATTTTTATTTTCCCTTCTTTTCCAAAAGACAATTATTAATTTTTATTTTTAGTTTAAAATAGTTTGATTGACATAAATCAATACTATATGCTAATATAGGAATATAGGAGGTGTATTAGATGGCAAAAAATATTTATGATCTCCGGGCAGAATTCTTTAAGGCTCTTGCTCATCCAACAAGACTTAAAATTTTAGATATTATCCTGGATGAAAAGGAGATATGCGTTTGCGAAATTGTTAAAAAAATAGGTATAGACCAGCCCACTACATCAAAACACCTTAATATATTAAAAAAAGCCGGAATTTTGGAAAGCAGGAAAGAAGGACTTTCGGTTTTTTACAAAGTAAGATTCCCCTGCTTAAGGGATTATTTTATTTGTGTAGACGAAACCATAAAGAGCGATCTTGTAACCAAGGTTTCATATATTGATTCAAGCAGAAATAAGGTCGAATAATTTTATTTAAAACACAATAAGTTAAAACATATTAAATTTTATTGAAAGGAGAATTAATAATGAGGGAAGAGCTCAAAAAATTCTTGATCATAGTAGGTGTCTTTCTATTTGCCTACTATATGCCGTTAGAGAGTGTGCGCTTTAAAGGTGCATTCATAGAATCACTATACATGCTTCAGGATTACGCAAGGCTTCACGTACTAACCTGCTTAATACCCGCTCTTTTTATAGCAGGTGCTATTTCAAACTTTATTTCCCAGCAGGCGGTTATGAAATACTTCGGAAGTGGTGCAAAAAAGTGGGTTTCCTATGCAGTAGCATCGGTGTCGGGAACGATCCTTGCCGTATGTTCCTGCACGGTTTTACCTCTTTTTACGGGAATTTATAAAAGGGGGGCAGGCCTCGGTCCTGCAATCGCTTTTTTGTATTCGGGTCCTGCCATAAACGTCCTTGCGATTATTATGACAGCAAGAATCCTGGGGTATAAACTGGGAATTGCAAGAGCCGTTGGAGCGGTACTATTTTCTATAATAATAGGTGTAATAATGCAGTTTATATTCAGAAAAGAAGATGTGGAAAGATTATCAAAGATGCCGCAGGTTCCTGTTAAAAATGATGGGAGAACTTTATTACAGGACCTTTTATATTTTGTAAGTTTGGTTTTCATATTAATCTTTGCAGCATGGGGTAAACCCGCTCAGCCTGTGGGATTTTTTAGTGCCGTATACAATGTAAAATGGTACTTGACCTTATTCTTCCTGTTAATGCTTGCAGTAATCCTTATAAGGTGGTTTAAGAAGGATGAGATTACATCGTGGGTTGAAGCAACCTGGAGCTTTGCAAAACAGATACTTCCTCTCCTTTTTGCAGGCGTGCTCGTTGCAGGATTTTTAATGGGAAGGCCGGGATACGACGCGGGAATAATTCCCTCAAAGTATGTGGAAGCAGTAGTCGGAGGCAATTCTTTGCTTTCAAACTTTATAGCCTCTATAATTGGAGCTTTCATGTATTTTGCAACCCTTACGGAAGTTCCCATACTTCAAGGGCTTTTAGGTTCGGGTATGGGGCAGGGGCCCGCTCTTGCGCTTTTGCTCTCGGGCCCAGCTTTGAGCCTCCCGAGCATGCTCGTTATAAACAGCGTCCTCGGACCTAAAAAGACAATCACCTATGTGAGTTTGGTAATAATAATGTCAACTTTTATAGGCTTCATTTTTGGAAACTTCTTTTAAAAATCCTCCAATGTTTATTTTATTTTATAAGTTTTGATGTTAAAATAAAAATGCTTATATGAAAATAAAG is a genomic window containing:
- a CDS encoding glycerol-3-phosphate responsive antiterminator; this translates as MKFLIEDLKSYPVIAAIRDIEKVDDALKERVKTIFLLTGSIFDIRYVVNHIKKAGRRVFIHFDLLDGISKDSVGIRYIAEEIKPDGIITTRTNLVSSAKSEGLFAIQRIFIVDSQAIDTAIKAINQVNPDAVEILPGIVYEAINKISRSIHYPLIAGGLIHEKEQVDEALKAGAMAISTSEEKLWNEVF
- the phnD gene encoding phosphate/phosphite/phosphonate ABC transporter substrate-binding protein, producing the protein MKSEIKLIFIVLTIFFIGIGVVPWLKINISIKLILQLFGAIGFIIIYIKANDLYKKWERYSARQSVSYNKSLEFNETVYEKIVKATETLGFDIQQLIWLMNDNIATYEEISKTFYNIEELSQQNAASTEEISASINELASMSVNLKENIQRIEDKSTESADMLLQNKKTIQNMFSLLLDLAEVIKVAYNKNLILQESSKKISNIIEYISSISKQINLLALNATIEAARAGNSGRGFAVVAQEIKKLADETKKSTSDIEEIIKEIWHSIEDSNNYMNKCIQKVKSVETASGELKNLIDKIEITVNEIKYVLTELNNMSTEQKHSATEIEKASYTIAGAIENTYNFITDLMKKVELQKVKNNDTLKYADEVNNIVNELQKVVIGLKSNNEIIFGINPFVAPEKIKRMYFPILKRVCENIGYKARILIAKDYDNLIEGIRQGIIDVGWFSPFAYISAHEKVGVIPIVTPKVNGRFAYKGYIITKKGNDIRKLEDLKGKTFGYIDTKSASGYIYARYIIKKAGLNPDTLFKKVIFLGSHDKCIESVLSGEVDAAATYNEAVDMAAKRGLPVEKIEIIAQTDDIPKDAIAASPNMKKEIIEALKNAFINFNNFNGIDTPVEGFIESSDERYDIIREVSKQVL
- a CDS encoding ArsR/SmtB family transcription factor; protein product: MAKNIYDLRAEFFKALAHPTRLKILDIILDEKEICVCEIVKKIGIDQPTTSKHLNILKKAGILESRKEGLSVFYKVRFPCLRDYFICVDETIKSDLVTKVSYIDSSRNKVE
- a CDS encoding permease; this encodes MREELKKFLIIVGVFLFAYYMPLESVRFKGAFIESLYMLQDYARLHVLTCLIPALFIAGAISNFISQQAVMKYFGSGAKKWVSYAVASVSGTILAVCSCTVLPLFTGIYKRGAGLGPAIAFLYSGPAINVLAIIMTARILGYKLGIARAVGAVLFSIIIGVIMQFIFRKEDVERLSKMPQVPVKNDGRTLLQDLLYFVSLVFILIFAAWGKPAQPVGFFSAVYNVKWYLTLFFLLMLAVILIRWFKKDEITSWVEATWSFAKQILPLLFAGVLVAGFLMGRPGYDAGIIPSKYVEAVVGGNSLLSNFIASIIGAFMYFATLTEVPILQGLLGSGMGQGPALALLLSGPALSLPSMLVINSVLGPKKTITYVSLVIIMSTFIGFIFGNFF